The DNA sequence CCCTAATGGCCTGGTAGTACCTCCCATCAAGAACGTAGAGTCGCTGAGTTTTGCTGAAATCGAACTCGAAATTAAGCGCCTGGCTGGTCGCGCCCGCAACGGTGAGCTGACTTTGGAAGAAATGCAGGGAGGAACTTTTGCCATTACCAATGGTGGGGTCTTCGGTTCGCTGCTAAGTACACCTATCCTGAATACACCTCAGTCGGCAATTTTAGGGATGCACGGCATCTTCAACCGCCCGATGGCTATCAACGGAGAAGTGAAAATTCGCCCAATGATGTACCTCGCGTTGTCTTATGATCACCGCGTGATTGACGGCAGCACCTCGGTGACCTTCCTCGTGCGGGTAAAAGAGCTGCTGGAAGATCCTAATTTGCTGTTGATGGATCTTTAGGAGATTCCTTCAAACAGATGGCAAAGGGCCGAGTGTAGTTGTTACACTCGGCCCTTTTTATTCCTCCATTTTGTTCCGCAAACTCAAAGGCCGCATATCTGTCCAAACCTGTTCAATGTAGTCAAGGCATTCTTGTTTTGTGCCACTTTTTCCAACATTATTCCAACCGAGTGGGTTGTCTCGGTCAGCCGGCCAAATGGAGTACTGCTCTTCGTGGTTAATCACGACTTTGTAGATGGTGTTGTCTTCTTCTTCGTCTTCCCAGCCCATAATATCGATATTTTGAAGTGAGTAATAGTACTCAAAGTTAGGGAATTATATCGGCGCAGAACACTTGTTCCTTACAAGATATTTTACTGTCTTTGCACCCCCGCACAAACCAACAATCAACCAACAACAATCAACCATTTTTACACCATCCAACCATCCATCCATCCAACAAACCATCTAACCAACCGCCCTAATACCTCCAAGACCGCACGTCCGCCCCTTGTGGCGCAATCTTTGGTAAATCTTCCTTCACCCATTTGGGGATAAACATCTGGTGGTAACGTAGGCGACTGATGGCATTGGGCCGGGTGTGATCACCATTCCAGCAGTGTTCCGCCCGGTCGCCGTAGTCTACTTCACCGTCGTAGTAGGGAGCGGTGGTTTCTTCGAGGATTTCTTCGGCCAGGTACACCGCATTGTTGAGGTAGTAGTTGTCCATGTCGCCGCAGTAGAGGTGGATTTTTCCGGTGAGTTTTGGCCCCAGTGTTGCCCAATCCCGCTTCATAATGTAGGCGAGGTCGTAGTTTTCTTTCCAGAATTCGGCCACCTTAGGGTTGATTTCGCCAGTGACTTTATCCCAGATGCGTTGGGGGTAACCGTCTTCTCCTACTGGGCTGTAAACGGCTTCCCAGATGTCGAACTGCTGCCCCGAGCGGCTGTGGGTGCCTAGTACCAGTTCGCGCTGGTTCATTTCCGGCATAGTACTCTGCACATTACCGAGGTAATCACGGTGAGCGGGTACGGCCGTCTTCTTGTATTTACTTTCCAGAAAGTAAGCGTTTTTGTCTTCATAGATATTGGTCAAACAAAAAGCCCTGAAATCAATGGGGTCCGGACAGGAAGCGTAGCAGGTGCCATAATCATCGGGATAGAGTACCTGCGCGGCCAGCGCTTCCCAGCCGCCGGTCGATCCGCCGTATAGAAAGCGCGCCCAGCCTTCACCAATGCCGCGAAATTGCTCCTCTATATAGGGTATCAACTCTTTGGTGATTGCATCCCCGTAAGGCCCCAGGTTTTCGGAATTGACCGCGTAGCTATCGTCATAATAAGGGTTGGCGTGCTGAATTTCGATGGCCAAAACACGGGGGAAATAATCGCTTGTCCAGGACTGATAAAAAGCGTATTGCTCTTGTTCTACGATGTGGTTGTAACAATCAAGCTTAAAACGTTCGCTGTATTCACAGGGCGTAGTCGTATCCGGAGGGGTGGTACGCCAGCCGCCAAAATCGGCAGGAAAATGCCCGTGCATGATCGCCAGCGGGTACTTCACATCGGGGTGTTCCGCCCAACCTTTAGGCAGGAGTACGTGGGCGCCGAGGTACATGTCACGCCCCCAGAATTCACTCAGCAGCTCCGAACGGATTTTGATGTGCTTGATCCATTCGGTGTCTTCTGGAGGTGTGATCTCGGCAATGGCCTGATCAAAAGCCAGTTGGTAAGTCTTGCCTGCGGTAATGCTCAACTTCTGGGGTGTACTCAAAAGATTGCCAGGAGCCAGGTTCCACTGTTGGCCCTCGCCGCGATCCATGGGCAGCTTTACGGTGTGGCCATCACTGCGGGTAAAAGTTTCGTACTTGTGGAGCAATACCTGTACACGATAATCTCCTGCTGGAATATCTGTCAGGTCAGCCAGCGGATAGCCAGGAGTATCGGGTGCAAAAGTGATGGTGCTGCCAGGCCTCCAGCCTTCTATATCCATTCCAAAGGCCAGTTGGGTTTCCGGGCCATCGGAAATTTGAAACCTGGGTTCTCCTTCTTCGGCGGTAGAGAGCATCACTAAGAGGCGTCCATCCAGCGCTTGGTCGGCCAACTCTCCAGGCAGGGTAATTTCGAAGGTGGGTACTGTAGGGGAACTAAGCTCTGTAGATGTATTGTTATTGGTACAACTCCAATGGCCAAAGGCCAGGGCGATCATTAGGGTGATAATATAAGGCTTTTGCATGGCGTTGTTATTTTGATGTGCTGGTAAATTTTCTGTTTCCAAGATAAGGCAGATTTGTGTCTTTGTATTGCGCAGAAAATAAACTGCGATTTTTCTAAAGTTTTTCAAATAGTTAAAACGCCTGTCCGGCTGGCCAGACGGGCTTGAAATGAAGCGCTTATTCAACTATTATGAAAAACAAAATCGCTTTTTATTTTCGTGCTGTTCCTTTTTTACCATATAAACCCCAGTGATTCCTAAAAGAAACCATGTGACTATGTTGTTAATACCTACATCCCCTCTCTAGAAAAGTGACATTTGCTTTGTTCTTATTTGATTGTAATCAATAAAGTTACATTGTGTATTTTTAACATTTTTTAGTTGACATAATCAAAAAAATAACGTATTTTGAAAACGATTTGAGAAAACACACAGCGGCTTGACGCAAAATACCTGCTCCCTATGATCAATTTTCTTAAAAAGCTTTTTGAAAACGATTCCTCCGAAGAGGAAGGAAGCGAAACGTACGCTATTCGCTTTTCAGGCATCAAGACCTGTGACAACTTTGGGCGAGCGCTTTCCAGTTATGTAAAACAATTTCCTTCTTCCGAGTTAAACACAGTGCTGCCAGCGATCTATGAATTGGGCTGCAGCTCTCACCCTGTAGACGATTGGCACCAGTTCAAGAAGTTTGCACATTGGCCCCAGCACGATCAAAGCCTCCGCAATATCCTCGATGATTGGTGGCATGTACTCCAAACGGTCATCACTCAGGCGAGGCATACTTCTCGGAGTGGGCACATGGTATCGGCTGATTGTTGTCCACTTTTGCGTTATCATTTACCTTTGGCGCGAGGCATTGTTTGGCTTCAAATTCACCACCAAGGCAAGCGGATGATGCCCGATTTGCTACCTTTTATGGTCGATTGCCTGGCGCAGTATCCTTATTGTCCGGAAATCACCCAGCAGCTGGCCCAAAGCACGGCCAACATGCTCGTCAAGGAAGACTATTTCCCTCAGTGGCAGCAAAGAATCGCTTTTCAATATCCAGAACTCATGCGCGGCCGGATTGGCCAAAGGATGAAGCAGGGGATGCGGCGGGCTTCGTAGGGGAGGAATGAAAAGAAAGGTTACAAAACCCCTTAGCTTAATTTTACTGCGTAGGTCCCGACGTAGGCAAGGCCAACGGCGAATAAGTCAAATAATTTGTCATGAATTTTTGAGCTGCCACTTCGAAGAGCTCAACTCGAAGCCAGCTTCGTCCTCCGTTTGGGCGGAGGTGGGCTATTGATAATGAGCGTATTCGCTAGTAGATACGGTTATCCCCCTCCGTCCTGTCGGACACCTCCCGAGGGGAGGACAGGATAATGCTTAGGCTATGATCAAGCTTTGATTTGAGGGAGAGCGCTACAAATTGGGTGGTAGGGTGAGATGATTTTATCAAAATAGTTTATTTTTTATTGATGATAAATTCTTTTGTTTTAAAAACAAGATTTTCGTACTTTTGTAGAGAATATTTATCTTCGAGTTTTTTAAGCATTTCATCAGTTCTCCCTGGGTCTTTTAGACCATCTTCCGAGATTTGAAGGATAAATTGAAATGTCAGCGTATCTAAAATAATTGCATGAGCCAAACGCAGGACCCCAACCACGACGAACGTAGACCAGGGGGTGATGAAGACAATATCGTTACCCTAAAAGGAATGTATCAGGATTACTTTCTGGATTATGCCAGCTATGTAATTCTTGAGCGGGCGGTGCCAGCGGTTCTTGATGGTCTTAAGCCCGTACAGCGCCGCATCCTGCACGCGATGAAGCAGATGGATGATGGCCGTTACCACAAGGTGGCCAACATCATTGGCCAAACCATGCAGTACCACCCCCACGGTGATGCAGCCATCGGTGATGCACTCGTGAACCTGGGGCAAAAAGACCTACTCATTGATCCGCAAGGGAACTGGGGTGACTCGCGCACGGGCGACCGGGCAGCCGCATCTCGTTATATAGAAGCGCGCCTGACCAAGTTTGCGCTGGAGGTGGTCTTCAATCCACAAACCACCGAATGGCAGCTTTCTTACGATGGTCGTAAAAAAGAACCAGTCCACCTGCCCGTTAAGTTTCCCTTGGTGCTTAGCCAGGGAGCCGAGGGGATTGCGGTAGGTTTGAGTACCAAAATCTTACCTCACAATTTCAACGAGCTGATCAAGGCCTCGATCAAGATTTTGGAGGGCAAGCGTGTGAAAATTTATCCCGATTTTGATACCGGCGGTATGATTGACGTTACCGACTACCAAGGCGGTAAACGGGGCGGCAAAGTGAAGGTGCGCTGCCGCATTGAAAAAGTAGATAAAAACAACCTGGTTATCCGCGAATTACCTTTTGGGATAACCACCACTTCGCTGATTGATAGTATCATCAAAGCCAATGAGAAGGGGAAAATAAAGATCAAAAAGGTTGTAGACAATACGGCTGCTGACGTGGAAATAGCGATTGAATTGGCACCAGGTGTTTCACCTGATCTGACCATCGATGCACTTTATGCGTTTAGCTACTGTGAGCTGTCGATTTCCCCTAATGCATGTGTCATTATCGACGATAAACCCCACTTTCTGACGGTGGAAGAGATGCTCTATATCTCTACCGAAAACACCAAGGGTTTACTGCGCAGAGAGCTGGAAATTCGCCAAAAGGAACTGGAGGAAAAGCTACACTTTGCCAGTTTGGAAAAAATCTTCATCGAGAAGCGCGTCTACCGCGATATCGAAGAGGCGGAAACCTGGGAGGCTGTACTGGAAATTATCGACAAAGGCTTACGCAAATACGTGCGTGTACCTGGTGAGAAGGTCAGCGCCAGTGACGATCGTCTGCTCTTGATTCGCGACATTTCGGAAGACGATATTGTGCGCCTGACGGAAATCAAAATCAAGCGTATTTCCAAGTTCAATACTTTCAAAGCGGATGAAATCATCGCCAAACTAGAAGAGGAACTCAAGCAGGTCAAATACGATTTGGAACACCTGACCGAATACGCCATTGCCTTTTTTGAACACCTGCTGGCGAAGTACGGTAAAGACCAAAGCCGTAAAACAGAAATTACCACTTTCGACAAGGTACAACCTACGCAGGTGGTGGTCAACAACGCCAAGTTATACGCCGATCTGAAGGAAGGATTCGTAGGGATGGGCCTCAAAAAAGATACCTTCATCACCGATTGTTCGGACATTGATGATGTCATCGTATTCCGCCGCGACGGTAAGTTTATGGTTACCCGAATCGACGATAAAACCTTTGTTGGCAAAGACCTGATCCACGTCGACGTCTGGAAAAAAGGAGATGATCGCACAACCTATAACATGGTTTATATTGATGCGAAAACCGGACGTTCCATGATCAAGCGTTTCAATGTAACGGCCATCACTCGCGACCGTGAATATGACCTCACGACGGGTCACAAGCTCAATAAAGTCCTCTACTTCAGTGCCAATCCTAATGGCGAAGCCGAGGTCATCAATGTACAGCTTACGCAAAACGCCAAGGCCAGAATCAAAAACTTTGACGTTGATTTTGGTGAAATTGATATCAAAGGACGTGGCTCGAAGGGCAATATCATGACCCGCTACGGCGTGCGTAAAATCACGCTCAAAGAGGTAGGTAAGTCGACGCTTGGAGCCATGAAAATGTGGATGGACGACGTGAGCGGCAGGCTCAATAGCGATGAGCGTGGGCTTTACCTCGGAGCATTCGATACGGGCGACCAACTGTTGGCCCTTTATACGGATGGCTCGTACGAATTGATGGAGCTTGATATCAACAAGCGCTTCGAACCCAAAGATTTGTTCTTCCTGGGTAAATACCACGAAGACATGGTCATCAGTGCCGTTTACTACGAAGGAGAACGCAAATGGACGGTCGCCAAACGCTTTAAAGTAGAGACCTCCACCATAGGTCAGCGTTTCCTTTACATCACGGAGCACAACCAGTCGAAGCTGTTTTATGCTACTGCTGCTCAGCATCCGGTACTTCCTTACAGCATTCGTACGAAAGAAGGCAAGGAAGACAAAACGGTGGACCTGGCCGAATTTATTGATGTTAAAGGCTGGAAAGCCGTCGGCAATAAATTGGAAGAGGTAAAGATCAATATTGCTAAAAAAATGCTGGATACCCAGGGGCCGCCACTTCCTAAAGCCAAGCCTAAAAAAGTGAAGGACGAAGAGGAGGAGGAAGAAGAGGAAGAAATGGGGAATGATAAACTTTCTGCTGGAGATAGCATAGAGTTTGACTTAGACGAAAATGGGCAGGCTAAAATGTTCTAGTCTTATGATCGACTACACTTTTGCAAAAACCGAGGAAGACCTCAAGAAAATACTGGCCTTGCAGGTGGTCAATTTGCCGGGAAGTATCAGTCCTCAAGAGGCATTAGAACAAGGTTTTCTGACGGTAGTGCACGATTTAGATCTACTGCAGGATATGAATAGTCCCTATCCGCATACCGTTGCGAAAGTAGGTGAGGAGGTCGTCGGTTTTGCCCTTTCAATGACGGAAGAAGTGAAGACGCGCATCCCCGTGTTGGTTCCTTTCTTCGAAAGAATCCAGCAACTAAAATGGGCGGGGCAGCCGGTCACCAACTTTCGATATATCTTGATGGGGCAGGTCTGTGTGGCCAAGGATTATCGTGGCCAAGGCGTTTTTCTGGGGCTTTATCGGAAAATGCAAGAGCGAATGTCACCCCATTTTGACCTTATTCTCACTGAAATATCAGAACGTAACACCCGTTCCATGCGTGCGCACGAAAAAGTGGGCTTTGTAGAAATAGCCCGCTACGAGGCCCCTGATGGGGAACGTTGGGTAGTTGTGGGGATAGATTGTTCGTTTGTTGGTTAGTGAGCGTATAAAAATAAGATGATCCAATTTGGGTTTAGTAAAAAAAGATAAGCAACCGACAATATGGAGGTTGTGTTCTTTTTTTACTAAACCTTAAAACAAATTGGCGCACCTTATTTTAGCTCTAATACTTAGTGTTGCTGCGGATTCTTGCGTTCTATTTCTCTTATTCTAAAGCAATAATGCTTACCTTGCTAGCTGACTAAATATTTAATCTGTTCCCTTATGAAAGCTGTCATTCCCGTTGCGGGAGCAGGAAAACGGCTGAGGCCTCTCACTTATACCCAACCCAAACCGCTGATTCCGGTGGCTGGGAAGCCTATTATTTCTTTTATTGTAGACCAATTGTTGGGCGCTGGCGTCGAAGAATTTGTCTTTATTGTCGGTTACCTTGGGGAGAAGATTGAAACCTATATCCAGGAAAAATATCCGGATTTAAAAGCCACCTTTGTTACCCAGATGGATCGCCTGGGCTCGGGGCATGCCTTGTGGGTTGCTCGCGAACATTTTGCTGATGCAGACGAGATCATCATCTTTTTCGGTGATGTCATTATCGACGCCAAGATTGAAGAAATTGTTCATAACGAACACTCCTGTCTAGCTGTTAAGAAGGTCGCCGACCCTCGGCAGTTTGGGGTGGTGGAGCTGAAAGGAGATAATAAAGTAAATCGGCTGGTAGAGAAACCCAAAATCCCCAGATCTGATCTGGCTATGGTGGGTATCTATAAAATTAAGGAAGTACCACTGTTGATTGATGCATTGTCATTCAACATCAGCAGGGATATAAAAACCAATGAGCAATTTCCCCTGACGGATGCCCTGATGCGGATGTTGGAAAAGGATGTGCACTTCGAAATTTATCCTGTTGATAATTGGTTCGACTGTGGCCAACGTGAGGTGCTACTCGAGACCAATGCCATCTTTCTGGACCGCGAAGGTTTTGCCTCCGAAGATATCCCCAACCTCGATAACTCCATCATCATTCACCCGGTCAGTATTGGTAAGGATTGCCGTATCTCCAACAGCATCATTGGCCCCCATGTGACGGTAGGCTCCAATGTGATGATCAACAATGCCATCCTCAAGGAATCTATTATCGGCAACTACACCAGTATCAAAGAGGTCATCCTCCAGCGTTCGGTAGTCGGTAATGACACCTCGATCACGGGCTTGCGCCAGAGTTTGAATATTGGTGACAATACGGAGATCGATTTTAGCAATGGGTAAGTGAGGCTTTGCCTCACAGTATTAGGTACTTAGTACAGGGTATAGGGATTACCTTCGGTGATCGTCGTTCCTCCTCAGAGTTTTACAACCCCCAGATTCGACATTATACCAAGTACCATGTACATCGTACCATATACGGTGAGGTTTTACTTCGTGGCTGCTTCGCGGTAGCTAGCGCTGCTGCTTCGCGGTGAAGTACTCAGATTGCTAATAATGAGGTGATTAGACTCAAGCCTCACGTTAAAACAACAACCCGGATTCTACGCATGGGTAAAATCCGGGTTGAAGAGGTATAGAATGTTGTAAAGGCTTTTACTGCTTTATCACACGTTCAACGTATCGCTGCCCGTCGATCTCTACATTCAATAGATAGACCCCACTTGCCAAGGTGCTGACATCCAGCCTTTCTTTTTGTTGCCCCACAGTAAAATTCGAACTTGTTTTACTTACCAGCTTGCCGGTTAGATCAAATAAGCTCAGGGTAACTGGCCCTGTTTGTGTCAGAAAGAAACTCACCTGAATTTCGTCCTGTGCAGGAACCGGGAATACTGTTATGGTAGCGTCTTTGTTGCTCCGCTGTAGCTGAATGATCGGGCTATAAGAAAAACTATTGTCCTGATCAATCATCCGCAAACGATAGTAGGCACTCACCAATGGCTTGTCATCCATAAAGCTGTACTGTTGCGTCACTTGAGCATTGCCAGTCGCTGCTACACTGCCCAAATCTAGCCAGCGAGCATGGCCATCCGCTGAGCGTTCGATGACAAAGCGGGCGGCATTCTGTTCGGTTGCCGTTTCCCAGGATAGTTTGTTACCTGCATCCATAACATTACCGCGGAAAGCCATCAACTCAACAGGAAGGAAACCTGCACCTGCACCCGTAGCGCCCGTACCACCGGAGAAAGAAGAAATATCGTTGGACTGAACGTAGGTAACACCGTTTTCGACGCCTGATCCATCTTCCGTTAAAAGCACCATGCTCGATTGGAAATCACCAGCTGTAATATCTCCTGGGGTAAACGCTGTACTTTGGGTTTTAAACCAGGAGAAGCCATTATTGGGGACACCGTTGGTCGTAGAAAAAGCTGCTGAGGCCGTTTCTACCGCTGTTTTTTCTAGAGGATCATAGAAAAATTTAACGTTTACTAGACCATTCATTGACGAGCCATTCAAGTTTACGTTCCAATAGCGCCCCATACCATAGGAGGCAGAAATGGAGCCATTGGTGGCTGAGATCATGCCTTGAACGTTAACGCTTACAGTTGCATTTGCTTTAGCTGCTACATTTGCTCCAGTATTGTTGGGATCCCATTGGATCGCGAACATGTAGTTGCCAGCTTGGTTAGGGTCGCTGTAGTAAGTCCAACCGTTACCATCATCACAGGGATCGTCGAGGGTGTAGGTGCCGTTGGCGGTTTCGAGGTAGACGGAATTTTCACCGCAGGCCAGTTCGTTGATATCCAGTGTATAATCCTCCGATTGTCCATAGCTCCCACCACTACAAGCTGTAGTTTGGTAAGCGTTGTATAGTTTAGTGACACGCATCCGGGTGTTTCCGGTCAATGCGGTAGCAGGAATGGCAATAATAGCTGTTGTTTCTTTAGCATCAACACCTGTAGAACTTACAATTGTGCCACAGTTAAATGATTCGCCAGCACCCCAAATACCATCTTGATTGAAATCAATAAACACACGGAAATAATTGGTAAAACTACCATCCGTGTTTCCCTTCAGCCTAATGGTATAAGATGAGTTTTGATACACCGTGCCAACGATTGCCGTATAATCTTCCAAAGAACCACCAGATCCAAGTGCAGCAGAAGATGAGTTATTGATATTAGCAAAATTAACCAGCGTGATGGGCTCCACACCACTGGTATATGATACTGTACAATAGCAGTTGGTAGGCGTATCCATTGTCACCTGAACGGCATTGGAAGGTGTTGTCCCTTCTCCAGAGCAAGTAACATTACAACGGTAATAGGTAGCGGCTGTCTGCGAAGTGCTTAAAGTGGCACTGGTGGCACTACCTATATTTGTCCAGGTGCTGTTGTCGGGAGAGGATTGCCACTGGTAGCTCACACCTGTACCAGGGGTAGCATTCTGTAATGACAAATTGAACGACACGCCTGAACATACGGTAGTAGTAGAAGCGATAGTGTTGCCTGGCGCTGGCAAGGCACAGCTTGTCGTAAATATTACGGGGCCGGCCCATGTGCTGACGTCCGTATTGTCCATAGCACAATCGGCCCTTACCCAGGCATAGTAAGTCGTACTCCCCATTAAATTCGTCAATGTATAAGTAGTACCAGGGGTGTGGTCATTGATAATTGGTATTGTAGCCAGTACAGGTGGTGTGTTAGTTGTAGCATAGTAGATGTCCCAATGCGTTGCACTGCCGTTTTCTGTCCAGCTTAAAGTTGCGTCAGTACCGGTCACCGCTGAAACGGTTGGCGTTGAGGTTGCAGGGCAGGTAATGGGAGGAATAATACTAATATTGTAAGAAGGATGGCAGCTAGGGCTAGGCCAACTGTCGACTACCAGATAGTACGTTAATCCAGCAGTTAATGTAGGTGTCAAAGTTTTATTCCCGCCACTACTTTGTGAAAAGGTTACACATGTTCCTCCTCTTCCCGCAAAGGGACAACCTTCATACAGCATCAAGCCTGTGTAAGAGGAAGACGTAGAAAGTGAAATGGTATACCCCCCTGAAGTTGGGGCTGTGAAAATATAGGTCTTATCTTCACCACCATAATAATTGCCACTACCACAAACCGTAGCATTAGCAGAAGTAAGGTTATTGCCATTGCCACAGTTCGTCTGTCCAGTAGCAATATAAGGTAGGCTACTGATGGTGACTGTTCCCACACCAAGGTCACCGGGGCAATCGGGTGGTGTCAATGTAGTAAAAGTGCCGGGGTTATTCGTAGCTGTACTTACCTGGTAGTAGTTATAGTTTGGGGTACCTGCACATCGTGTATATTCATACACGCGTACATAGTAGGTAGTGGTGTTGCTAAGCCCAGATATACTTACGGAAGAACCTGTACCATCATATACGATTTGCTCCCCGCTTCCGGTGTAAACAGTCCCAGCTACTGTCACATCGCCAGTCCCTGTGGGATTGGTAAAGGAATTAGTCGTATTGATAACGACATATCTTCTTCCACCGTTTCCTGATGCCCATGTTACAGTGGCTGTGGTAAATCCTACGCTTGAAGTCGTGATGGCTGAAGCTTGTACCGTTGGAGGAGTCTTATTGGTGATCTCCGCCACTACATCTGACACGTCAAAAAGCCCGCTCGCTGTACATGTTACTTTTAAGCGGTACTGAATAGGCGTTCCTGCATATACTGGTGGTGTATAAATGGCCGACGTCGCACCTGAACCGCCGGTCACATTTCCCCAGGAAGACCCACTGTCAATTGACTCTTCCCATTGGTATAAAACGTCAATAGTTGCGTTGTCGGCTCCTGTGGCGGTGATGGTTGCAGGGCTTGGTGCAGCACCGATACAGGTTTCGCGGATCAGTGTTCCGCTAATTGTTCCCGCCTCTGGCGTGCCTGTACACGCTACTGGTGCTATAACATTGACGCGATAATCTTCCGTTTCTCCGTAGCTACTATTTGTGAACACGCATGGATCAGTAATCGGGCTATCATCTCCTCCTCTTACCCGCATCCTGGTTTGTCCAAGGGTAGCCCCCACTGGTACAGGAATACTTATATTCCTGGTAGCGCTGCCTCCTGCTTGGTTGCCAGACGTAACTTGCACGATCGTTTCATTCGTATCATAAAAGTCGCCATCCTGGTTCCAATCTATATAAACCGCATAGTATTGGGTGCCATCAGAACCAAAAGTGACAGCTACCGTAGCAGTAGCTCCTTGTATTAAATCCGGTACGGTTAAAGCACTGTAGTAGGTATAATTATTATTTGCTGTACCTGTATTAGACAAGCTTCCCAGCACGACACCTGCTATATTGTCCGAAGCACCACCAGTAGCGTGTGTGCCCGTACAATAACAGTTGGCAGGTGCATCCATCGTCACTTGAACGGCATTGGATGGTGTTGTCCCCTCTCCAGAACATGTAACATTACAACGGTAATAGGTATCGGCGGTCTGAGAAGTGCTTAAGGTGGCACTGGTAGCACTACCTATATTTGTCCAGGTACTGTTATCGGGAGAGGATTGCCACTGGTAGCTCACACCTGTACCAGGGGTTGCATTCTGTAATGACAAATTGAACGACACGCCTGAACATACGGCAGTTGCCGAAGCGATGGTGTTGCCAGGAGTTGGTAAGGCGCAAGGAGGTAGAGCCTCATTAACTACCACATCATCAAAATTCATGTAAAAATCTCCGGCGGTTCTTGCTCCCACAAATCTAACAAATACATTATCGCCAGAGTTAGGAGTAAAGGTATAAGTGCCTGGTCCAGCTGCACAAGTACCTGCAACTACATGATTGCTGCTATTGATCTCTCCTAAGCTATTCCAAGGACCAGCAGAAGAAGTTGCCCATTGAACGTTGATGCTAAAAGATGTTGCAGGTGTACCAGTTGTATTGGCTGACCAGTTTGCCACTTTGTAGTTAAAAGTCATGGTTGTCAATCCTCCTTGTGATGTTCCAAGGGAAGGAGAAGTGAAAGTCCAGGAAGGAAAACTACCATATAAATTTGCTCGTACACTAGCACTTCCGCTACACACTGTACTTCCTGTGAACCTAGCACCTGATGCTCCTGATGTTGACCATCCACCTAAGCTAGGTGATGTTGGCTCCCAGCCATAGTTGTACGATACCTGAGCATTAATCTCAAAAAGTAAGCTCATAAAAAAAAGTGTTGTCAATAGTAAAATTCTCTTCATAAAATTGATTTTTCAAAAGAATGAGGTAGTCGATTTTTAGCCCTTACGGTTGTTACCATAAGGGGTCTTTAAGACCATAAATGCAGTGTTAGAATGTTGTAGCGAGAAAAGTCACCAATACCACGCTCGTTTGTGGGTATGGTTTTTACAATTAGAAACAGTGGAGATATATAATATAAATCAAAGCC is a window from the Lewinella sp. LCG006 genome containing:
- a CDS encoding GEVED domain-containing protein, with amino-acid sequence MKRILLLTTLFFMSLLFEINAQVSYNYGWEPTSPSLGGWSTSGASGARFTGSTVCSGSASVRANLYGSFPSWTFTSPSLGTSQGGLTTMTFNYKVANWSANTTGTPATSFSINVQWATSSAGPWNSLGEINSSNHVVAGTCAAGPGTYTFTPNSGDNVFVRFVGARTAGDFYMNFDDVVVNEALPPCALPTPGNTIASATAVCSGVSFNLSLQNATPGTGVSYQWQSSPDNSTWTNIGSATSATLSTSQTADTYYRCNVTCSGEGTTPSNAVQVTMDAPANCYCTGTHATGGASDNIAGVVLGSLSNTGTANNNYTYYSALTVPDLIQGATATVAVTFGSDGTQYYAVYIDWNQDGDFYDTNETIVQVTSGNQAGGSATRNISIPVPVGATLGQTRMRVRGGDDSPITDPCVFTNSSYGETEDYRVNVIAPVACTGTPEAGTISGTLIRETCIGAAPSPATITATGADNATIDVLYQWEESIDSGSSWGNVTGGSGATSAIYTPPVYAGTPIQYRLKVTCTASGLFDVSDVVAEITNKTPPTVQASAITTSSVGFTTATVTWASGNGGRRYVVINTTNSFTNPTGTGDVTVAGTVYTGSGEQIVYDGTGSSVSISGLSNTTTYYVRVYEYTRCAGTPNYNYYQVSTATNNPGTFTTLTPPDCPGDLGVGTVTISSLPYIATGQTNCGNGNNLTSANATVCGSGNYYGGEDKTYIFTAPTSGGYTISLSTSSSYTGLMLYEGCPFAGRGGTCVTFSQSSGGNKTLTPTLTAGLTYYLVVDSWPSPSCHPSYNISIIPPITCPATSTPTVSAVTGTDATLSWTENGSATHWDIYYATTNTPPVLATIPIINDHTPGTTYTLTNLMGSTTYYAWVRADCAMDNTDVSTWAGPVIFTTSCALPAPGNTIASTTTVCSGVSFNLSLQNATPGTGVSYQWQSSPDNSTWTNIGSATSATLSTSQTAATYYRCNVTCSGEGTTPSNAVQVTMDTPTNCYCTVSYTSGVEPITLVNFANINNSSSAALGSGGSLEDYTAIVGTVYQNSSYTIRLKGNTDGSFTNYFRVFIDFNQDGIWGAGESFNCGTIVSSTGVDAKETTAIIAIPATALTGNTRMRVTKLYNAYQTTACSGGSYGQSEDYTLDINELACGENSVYLETANGTYTLDDPCDDGNGWTYYSDPNQAGNYMFAIQWDPNNTGANVAAKANATVSVNVQGMISATNGSISASYGMGRYWNVNLNGSSMNGLVNVKFFYDPLEKTAVETASAAFSTTNGVPNNGFSWFKTQSTAFTPGDITAGDFQSSMVLLTEDGSGVENGVTYVQSNDISSFSGGTGATGAGAGFLPVELMAFRGNVMDAGNKLSWETATEQNAARFVIERSADGHARWLDLGSVAATGNAQVTQQYSFMDDKPLVSAYYRLRMIDQDNSFSYSPIIQLQRSNKDATITVFPVPAQDEIQVSFFLTQTGPVTLSLFDLTGKLVSKTSSNFTVGQQKERLDVSTLASGVYLLNVEIDGQRYVERVIKQ